Genomic DNA from Paenibacillus donghaensis:
GCAAGGATCTGGATGAAGCCCAGCTGCATCAGGTGCTGAGCGGAGAGGTCTACCATGGGGTAGCTGAATTTCCGGCGCGGGCCTTTATTACCGGGTTCTTTGACAACCAGCTGAGCAATACGATCGGAGTGCCGGTGAACATCGGCAGCCAGACCTTTGCCCTGTTTATGCGGCCGGATGCGGAGGTGCAGTTTGGCGAGCTGCGGGTCTTTTTTGCCTTGATCATCGGACTCACGATCCTGTTCAGTCTCGGCTTCGTGATGATCGGCGTACTGCATGTGGTGAAGCCCATTATCCGTCTGACAGCGGCCACGAAGCGGATCTCCAAGGGCAGATACGATATTAAGCTGAATACGCGGCGGCGGGATGAGCTTGGCCAGCTGGCTTCGCATTTCATGGCGATGAGCCGGGAGCTGGAGCAGACCAACCGGGCCAGAGTGGAATTTGTGGCCAATGTCTCCCATGAGATTGAGTCTCCGCTGACTTCGATCAAAGGTTTTGCGCTTGCGCTGAAAGATGAGGATCTCCCGAAAGCGCAGCGTCAGGAATACTTGTCCATCATCGATGATGAGACGCGCCGCCTCTCCCAGCTCAGCAAGCAGCTGCTGACCTTGTCTTCACTGGATTATGACCAGCATGCGCTGCAGAAGATCAAGCTCGACCTGCGGGCACAACTTCGCCAGGTGGTGCAGATTATGGAGTGGAGGCTGACGGAGAAGCAGCTGGCCGTCCGCCTGAATCTGAAGGAGATTACCCTATCCGCAGATTCCAATCTGCTCTATCAGGTATGGATGAACCTGCTGTCCAATGCCGTGAAGTACACGCCTGCCGGAGGTTCTGTTCACATTGACGCAGCTGTCAGCGGCGGGAGCTGCATCGTCACCTTCACAGATACCGGGGAAGGAATTGCGCCCGAGCATCTGCCGCATATTTTTGAGCGGTTCTACAAGGCGGATCAAGCGCGCACCCGTGACAGCAACAGCAGCGGACTTGGCCTTGCCATTGCCGCCCGGATTGTTCAGGCACATGGAGGCACCATAGAAGCAGAGAGCCAGCAGGGGCAAGGAACCACATTTAAGGTTACCCTGCCCTTGTAGCTGAACTTACTCCCTTTTAGGATGCTCCAGCTTGCTGTAGATGTTGTTTGTGACGCCGAATTCTTTGAAGTGCTGGTTGCTTTCGAGAGAGATCAGGGATTCCTGATCTCCCAGACAGAGCAGGCCTCCGGGGTATAGACTGTTGTAGAATAACTCTTGAACATGTTTTTGCAGGCTGGTATTGAAATAAATGCATACATTCCGGCACAGAATGACATGGAATTCGTGAAAGGAGCCATCCGTAACCAGATTATGCTGTTCAAAAAAAATCGCTTGGCTCAAAGCAGAATGAAAGTAAGCCGACTCGCCATCCGTATCCATATATGCTGAGAGTGTTTCTTTTCCGCCGGCTAGCCGATAGTTTTCGGCATAGTCGGTAAGATGCTGCAGCGGAAAAGCGCCTCTGCGAGCCTGCTCCACCGCTTTTTCATTGAAATCCGTAGCATAGATATGTGTCTTCTCCAGCAGACCCTCCTCTGTAAGCAATATCGCCATCGAATAGGCTTCCTCGCCTGTTGAACAGCCTGCATGCCAGATGTAGATCTCCGGAAGTTCTCTAAGGATGGGGACGATCTTATTCCTGAATTCCTGGAAAAACTCCGCATCTCTGAACAAACTGGTAACCTGAATCGAGAAATCTTCCAGAATATTGTTCAGCAAGGCTGGACTTTGGAGCAGAAGGCCAAGAAGCTGGCTGAGGTCCGCGCAGTTTTCGAGCTTCATCCGCAGCTCCAGACGCCTGAGAATATGTTTGCGGTTGTATGCGCTGAAATCGAATCCGCTGAGCCGGTGGAGGTTCGCAAGCAAAAGATCAATCGGCGCTCTATTCATTTTTGGGTTAACCATACCCGCATTAAGGAGAACAGCCGATTCATATCAATAGGTTTGCTCAGATAGTCGGAGGCGCCTGCGGCCAGACTTTTGTCCCGATCCTGGTTCATCGCTTTGGCGGTTACCGCAATGATCGGCAGCTCCGCGTTATTCAGCGAATTTCGGATCGTCTTCATCACCTGATAACCATTCATCTCCGGCATCATAATGTCCATAAGAATAATATCCATCTCCTCCTGCTCCAGCAATTGCAGACACTCCTTGCCTGAATCAGCGACGAATACCTTCATGCCCTGGTGGGTTAACGGTGCCATTAAGGCTTGGGTATTTCGTTTGTCATCATCTACAATCATTACTTTTTTGCCACGGAGAACATCGAAGCTGCCCGTGCCCGGCAGTTTCTCCTGTTCTACAGATTGCACAGTACGGGAAATAGGGAATTCTGCAGCGGAAGCAACTTCGATCTGTTCGATATTCCCTGCCAAGGAAGGCAGAATCAGCGTGAATACACTGCCTGCCCCTGGCT
This window encodes:
- a CDS encoding sensor histidine kinase produces the protein MKSLYVRMCLIFCSVILVSSLLAFLVANQNYQVQTKPQNDAKLTGMAIELQRFAEAHPESMEEYLSSAAALGYKLYLTDGEGEERFYGKPFRSKDLDEAQLHQVLSGEVYHGVAEFPARAFITGFFDNQLSNTIGVPVNIGSQTFALFMRPDAEVQFGELRVFFALIIGLTILFSLGFVMIGVLHVVKPIIRLTAATKRISKGRYDIKLNTRRRDELGQLASHFMAMSRELEQTNRARVEFVANVSHEIESPLTSIKGFALALKDEDLPKAQRQEYLSIIDDETRRLSQLSKQLLTLSSLDYDQHALQKIKLDLRAQLRQVVQIMEWRLTEKQLAVRLNLKEITLSADSNLLYQVWMNLLSNAVKYTPAGGSVHIDAAVSGGSCIVTFTDTGEGIAPEHLPHIFERFYKADQARTRDSNSSGLGLAIAARIVQAHGGTIEAESQQGQGTTFKVTLPL
- a CDS encoding CheR family methyltransferase; this encodes MNRAPIDLLLANLHRLSGFDFSAYNRKHILRRLELRMKLENCADLSQLLGLLLQSPALLNNILEDFSIQVTSLFRDAEFFQEFRNKIVPILRELPEIYIWHAGCSTGEEAYSMAILLTEEGLLEKTHIYATDFNEKAVEQARRGAFPLQHLTDYAENYRLAGGKETLSAYMDTDGESAYFHSALSQAIFFEQHNLVTDGSFHEFHVILCRNVCIYFNTSLQKHVQELFYNSLYPGGLLCLGDQESLISLESNQHFKEFGVTNNIYSKLEHPKRE